The DNA region acgggttggagccccatgttgggggtagagcttGCTTaggtaattaaagaaaaatgcaaactgtCTTTAGCTCATGGGCCGGGCCAGCACACAAGCAAACACCCGGCTCTTTGGATGGTGAGGGCTTGTGCTTTTGCTATAGTCACTTTGTACGGGGACTGCGTGTAGGAAGTATTCATTATTAAGTTTGAGAGGCAGGGTTTCTGttgtatctaatttttttttttttttttttttttaacatttattcatgtttgagagtgagagagacagagcatgagcgggggaaaggcagagagagagggagtcacagaatccgaaacaggctccaggctctgagctgtcggcacagagcccgatgcggggctcgaactcacgaatcaagagatcatgacctgagccaaagtcggacgctcatccgactgagccacccaggcgcccccgttgtGTCTAATTTTGAATTTGTACTTGcatgttctttttcttgtattGCCCCCAAACGTGTTTAACCTTCTTGAAAATTTGAGATACAATCGACATAGAGCACAGTATCCGTTTTAGGGGTAGAACGTAGGGATTTGGTACGTGTGTATATTGCAAAACGAGCACGAGAGGTTAATGTCTGCCGGAGCTACGATTTCTTTCTCGTGATGAGAAGGGTTCAGGTCTACTCTAAAAAAAGTGGCAGGTtttagtggcgcctgggtggctcggtctccTAAGCGTCCCACACCGCAGCGCGCGGCCTGGCGGCGGTGGGGGAGGTGAAGGATCCTCCCGCCCTGCTCTTCTCCTGTCCCAGGGGCTGGACGAGAGCCCTGAGCCCCACTCCGGATCTGGCCCTGTCCTGTTCCCATCCTCGCGAGCAGAGCAGGGAAGCGGGCCGAGGCGGCCACCCGCGGACCCCGCGTCGCTCAGCTCCTGGGAACGCATGCGCGTGCGCACACAGCCTGTACTCAGCGGCAGGTGAGCTTTATTAAGGCAACGGTGACACTCCAGGCACCCGCGAGCGGCCGGGCAGGCCCcagggccccccgcccccccgcccgctCCGGAATGGGTCTCAGCGGTTCTGcctccaccccacaccccagaaGGGCCACGTTGCAAGCCAGAAGTCCAAGTCCGTTAGCTAAAGGCGGATATCCCGGGGCCTTGATGTGGCACAGGTGGGATGTAAGAAACCTAGCCTTtgtttctaagaagaaaaaatttggagggggcctgggggcctcctagaaaaaaatctgtttctggaAACCTCCCCCTAATGACTGATGAAGGCAGGCAGTGCTTCCTCCGAGGCGGCAGAGGGCGCTCCCCGAGGTGGTAGCTGAGATGGGccggggggaagggaagaaacacGTTCCAAGCGAGGCGAGGGGGCGAAGGGTCCAGCGCTCGTGCTGACCCCTCAGGGAAAGACTAGGTCCCTCGAGCCCCCTTCTGACTGTCCTATTTCTTCTCCTCTGGGGCCTTCTCAGCGACTCCCGGGGCAAAGGGTCCCACCAGCCACATGATGGGCGTGTTCTGGGCCACGTACTCAACCATGTGGTCAAGGGCCTCTCGGGCCTTGGCCACCTGCTCTCGGCTCTGCGTCAGGATAGTGCTGGACAGGTCCTGGAAGGAATGGACGCCAGAAAAGGTGGCCTGGAGGCCCTCCACCTGGTGGCGAGCCTGCTGAACCTGGTCCTTCACGTGGGAGGGCAGCCCCTGGATGCTGGACCCCAGCGAGGCGCAGGTGTTCTGCAGCTGCTGGGCAACGTCGCGGAACATGGTAAGCGTCTGGGACTCCACCTGCTGGGAAGGGGCGGACAGTCAGGACCATGTTTTGGGATCCAAAGCCCGGGGAGACAAAGTGGGGGTTCTCCTGCCCACCTTCCAGAAAACCTTTCCTTGGCGAGCCCGTCCAGCACGGTGGTTTGGGATACCAGCTCTATTTGAGTTTTGAACCATGTGACATAGACCCCAAAGTGAAAAAGAGGCACAGTCACTTCGGAAGACAGTCCGGTGGTCCCTCAAAACGTTAAGAGTTTCCACAGGACTAGCGATCCGTTCCATTTCTAGGTATCTCcccaagagaaatggagacacgCGACCATACACGGGCTGGGGCTGGTCACAGGACGTTATCCACAGGAGGCAAAAGTGGAGACAGTCCAGAAGCCCATCAACTTGTAAACGGGTAAACAAAACCCACACGGGGGAACGTCACTGGGCCTCGAGCAGGAGCGAGGCGCCCACCCCTGCTGCCCCGCAGTCGGACCCTGAACACACGACCctcagggagggaaccagacacCGGAGGCCCCACAGAATGTGAAACGGCCAGAAGAGGCTCATCCACAGACAGGAAGGGGGTTCGTGGGTGCTGGGGACAAAGAGCGTCTGCTGTATCTCAAGAcgtttttcaggttttttttaagagGACGTCTGGAAGAACTTTCCAGGCAGGAGCTGTGTGGTGGGGGAGACGGAAGTGTAAATGCGTCGGGACCTTaacaccccgcccccaccacagGGGGGGGAAGAGAGCAGGCTGGGAGGCAGGACTTTGCCCCCAACCCGCCATCAGAGCGCTCGGGAGACTTGAACCTGACAGGGAGGTGCCGACCAGAGTCAACACCCACATCTCGCGGTTGCCATGGTCAgcggtggggggagaagggagagggaggcggAGGTAGGTGGTTTGGGTCTGAATGCTAACAATTTTGCACCTGCAGAGACAGCAGGTGATATCTTCACAAATGCCATTTTTGAACGGTTTACTATGTGCTTTATGTAGCAACTCAATTTCTTCTATAGACGGATGTAACTCACGGACCAGAAAATGCACccttttaagtatatagttcCGTGGTTGTTAGTACATgcacaaggttgtgcaaccacTGCCTGGAGCTCCAGAACGTTCCATCACCCACCAAAGAAGGCTCCTCCCCATGAAGTAGTCCGTCCTGACCCCCTCCCCAAGCCTCTGACAGCCTTGAACCCCTTCCCGTCTGTGGATGAGCCTGTTCGGGGTGTTTCACACATGTGGACTCACACCCCGCGGGGCCTCTCgtgtctggttccctccctgagcgtcgGGTGTTCAGGGCCCGTCCATGGGGCGGCAGGTGTGGGCGCCTCACTCCTGCTCGCAGCTGAGTGACGCCCCCCATTCGTAGCGGACACGTTGGCGCTGGGACACAGGAGAAGGGAAACACGCCAGGGTTTAGAGTTCAGCAGGTTGAGAGGCGTCACAAGTGTCCTGCAGTTCAAAGCAACACCCACACCTAAAGGAGGAAATCAAggtgggcttcctggaagaggtgccGTCACGTCCTAAAAGTGGTTAATGGCAGGAGAGGCTGTGGAAAGCCTTCCAGGCAGGTAGGTCCATCCGACAGAGGCGcggagaaggaaggaagtcaggGCCCTAAGGATCCCACAGGGACCCCACGCTGGTACCTCTGGTTTGGCTGGGTTCTCCTCGGTGCCCCGGAGCTCCTTCTGGTTCCAGCTGAGCCACATCTGGTGCAGTTTCTCCTGACCGTCCATCAGCTTCTGATCGACTCCGTGCTTGACGGTTTCCAtctagagcaggggaggggagagagagagagtgagaggctgcctccagcccctggccaATGCTCGCATCCCAGGAGAGGCAGGAGTCCGGAGAGAGGCCCACAGAGTCGTCCTTTTATCCGGGAGCAGGTGGTCTGTGAAGGGGAGGAAAGCGGGACACTGTGCTCACGTATGCTCTCCCCGCTGTGGTTTCATCACCGACAGGGGCCCATATGTGCCGCCTGCAAAGGGAGGGACCACACATTCCCTGCACCTCCTCCCATTTCGTCTGCTGCTCCTTGTAACTGGGCCCGGCCCCGAGACGGGCTCTGGCCAACGGAATGTAGCAGAGCCTTGAAAACTGTttcaatggaatgttattcagccttaaaaactCAGGACGTCCTGCCGCCTGCCACCGTGTGAACGGACCCGGAGGCCACTGTGCGCGGTGACAGGAGCCGGACACAGGACACGTCCTGCGTGACCCCAGGCACAGGGGGTCCCCAGAGGAGTCCCGTCCACCGAGTCAGAGAGTGGACGgtgggagccggggggggggggggagtccgtgcttcatggggacagagtctcgGTCCagggagatggaaagttctggagacggatggcgGGGGCAGGTGCACGACAGTGTGAGCGTGCCTGATGCCGCTGAGCTGTGCGCTTGGAAATGGTTAAGAGTGGCCAATCTTACCCCAatcaaaaattgaagaaaaagaggggggaggggcgcctgggtggctcagtcgcttaagcatctgacttcggctcaggtcatctcgaggtttgtgagttcaagccccgcatcgggccctgtgctgccggctcagagcctggagccagcttgggagtctgtgtctctgtccctctctgtccctcccctgctcatgctctctctctctctctctctctccctttctctctcaaaagtaaataaacactaaaagaagaaaaaaattttttaaattaaagaaaaaggcgggggggcgcctgggtggctcagtcagttaagcgtctgactcttgatttcagctcagttcgtggctctgagctgacagtgcagaacctgcttgggattctctctctgcccctcccctcctctctctctgcagaaaaagaaaaaataaaaaaagagggaggagctAGCACTCAGTACAGGAAGCTCAgcaaagagcgagagagagagagagagagagagagagagaaagagagagagaaataggaattTAGCTCCTTAGAGAACAGATAGAAAAAAGCctggcaggaaggggcaggatgTGACCGCAAAgtggcgggggccgggggggggggggggcggggcgggggcgggggggggatgtGGGCGGAGCccccggggcaggggcggggcctcaCCAGGCTGAGCGCCTGTGCCAGCTGCAGCAGGGCCTCCTGGGCCCGCTGCCGGGTCAGCTGCAGTTTGCCCAGAGAGTGAGCGTAGGCCCGCTGGCGCAGCCGCTCCGAGAGGGAGCCCAGACGCACGAAGTAGCTCTGCTCCTGCCGCTGCTGCTGCACCGACGCGATGTCGAAGCCCTCCAGGGACGTGGCGAGGCGGgctgcagggaggaaggaaggagaggcgcCGTGAGGGCCGGGACCCGGCCGCGTGTACCGCTCGGGCTGCGGCGTGCGGCCCTCGGGCCTGCACGCACCTGCCCAAGTTGTGCCCCTCGCAAGCTGGGGAGCCTTGGAGCGAAGGGGGTCCCCCGCCTTGcttttccccatctgcaaaatgggcatgaTGAGAACCGCAGTTCCCAAGATCAAGAGGCCTTGGAAGGGCACGAGGGTCTGCAAACCCCGGCCCTCGGGCCAAATACCACTTGTCCCTAGgaacaaagttttattggcacacggTCACGCCCGTTCATTTACCTATCTTCTGTGCTAACAGACGtaagtagttgcaacagagactgacCCACGAAGCCAAACATATTTACCGATCTGGTTAAGAAAATGTTTACCACCCCCTGCTCTGAAGTGATTGTGCCacgcagcctcagtttccccttctgtaggGCCACCCGAGTCAGAGCTGCCTGAATTGTGGAATCTGAACTACCTGCGTCAAAAAAGGCACACAAATGAGCATTTCGCGATTTTTGCTAGCGGTTTATAGCAGATGATTTGGCTTTCTGTTTTCAGTAAGTGATAATACCCGTCTTTCTAAAAGAACCTTGAAAAGCTGATTTAAAGAAGGGTGTTAAATAAATAGCACAGGGAGCACGAACACACGGCCAGGGTAACCCAACGGATGACCTCTGGTGGGGCAGGAATAGCCTGATTAAGGGAGGTCCCCATTTTAGCCACGTATTTTTGCCGCTCCTtcgggccaggcactgtgccgtcaacaagagacagaaagtaaaggaaggaaatccCACAGGCTGCTGTTGACCCACAGCTCAATCAAGGTTAGCCTTCGACCGGGGGATTTCAGCGGTTTCTACAAACGCTAAACATTCCAGAAGAACACACTCTAATCCAGGGGTGGATCAACTTTTTTGGCACGGGGCCAGACGGTCAATGGCACTACTCAGCTCTCCAGCTGTCCTGCAGAAGGGCTCAGATAACTTGGACGCAGATGGgcgtggctgtgtgccaataaaactttatttacaaatgcaGGTGGTGGGCCAGATGTGGAGTTGGGGGCAGTCTGATAGAGTCGGCTGGGGAGAATGTCATTTCATgacatttcaaaaatgaacagcaggggtgcctgggggtgggggggggggggggggcgggctcagtcgattaagcagctgactcttgattttggcccaggtcatgatctcacggtttgtgagttcaagccccaagctgggctctgcactgacagagtggggtctgcttgggattctctccccctctccctctgcacccccccccccgaccttaaaataaacaaacattaaaaaaaaaaaagaacagcaagcaTACACGTGGGACACTCGGGCAGAGAAAACGACCCGCGTTTCGAGAAAAACAGAccttcccatccccccacccaaggCGGGTTGCAAAGACTAACCCACACTAGCAACATTCTGAACCTGCCCTACTGCAGTCCAGAACTTCTCCGTggcccccaggggccctggggcGCTGCCCTTGGAAGTGAATGGGGCTCTGCTGTTTTAGGCCAGGATGTCTGGCAGGATCCCAGCACGTCTGAGCCAGCTGGCAGGGCCCTGTGGAGCTGGCAGGTGCCcttggcagaggggaggaggagagggaccaGCCCGCCTGAATCATCGAGTTTCTCCAGAAAGCCAACGACTACCACTTTGCACTGAGGATTCCCAGGGAGGATCACGGAGACGCAGAGCCAACTCGAGGAGGGTCTCCAACTGGCCAAAAGCAATGGGACAAGTGAAATGTTGCTAAAGCAAATGCGTAGGATTGGAATATGTCACGTAAGTCTGCGCGTTCCAGCCAGCTAGCCCCGCGCTCTGTGTTTCCTCCACGAGCTGTACCCGGGGTGATTAACACTGCAACAGAGAACTTTCCCCAGGGAAGTTTCCCAGctaacagagaaagaagagacactTAGAATAGTGACGTTTTGCAATTCCAATCGTCAACAGAGGTGCTAACCCACCAGGGAACCACATGGTTCCCTTTGCATGAATGTTGCAGAACAGGTGAAGGAGGGCGTCTCACCTGGGAGGTGAGTCTGCCCCACAGGGGACGCTGGGTAGTGTCTGAGGACATCTGTCTCCGGCCAAAGTCGGATGGAGCACGGTGTCTAACCGACACGCAGCCCCATGGGCCCTCGCTGCCGTGGGCACCAGAGTCCGCATCGCGGTGTGGCAAAAGTCCTTCACGAATGTGCAAAGGATGAAAAACCAAAACACGAATGTCCAAAGGATGGCTGTCCCCAGAATGTGGGGACAGGACCACAAGAGGACTGTGGACCACAGGTAAGACCGGCTGCTTTGTCTCAACAGTTTCATCCCCCGCTTGTCGGTCTTCATTCCTGCTCCCGCCTGGCCTAGCCCCCATCACGCCCCCAGGGACCAGCAGGGTACCCTCAGTCCTGCCCTGGATCTGCTGGGCTCCTGCTTTCACCGGCACCGCCCGCCCGTCCGTCCTCCCCGCAgcggccaccagggggcgcccgTGAGCACCCAATCAAGTTCCGCTTCCTCTGCCCACAGCCCGCCACGACTCCCACCTCCCCAGGGTAAAAGCCCAAGTCCTCCCCACGCCCCCAAAGGTCCTGCAGacctgccctgtcccctcccctggccctcccctgctccccctctctccctcgccCACTCTGCCTGTTTCTCTAACACACCAGGCAggtcctgccccaggacctttgttTTCtacacctctctctgccctgacagccatgcagctccctccctccctccattcaccGGTTCAGAAACACCTACCCCACCCTccccttggaattctctcctttgACCTGACTTCcttatactttatactttatacaGTGAGTTCCTTGAGAGCAGAATTCTGTGCACTGATGTATCCCCCAGGACTTGAAAGACAGTCAGGAGGCAGGTGCTCAAGGAACATCTGAATGGACAGATAAATGcctggggcgggggtgaggggagtGACAGAGGAGAGTGATTTTACGCTTGGGTTTGAATGCCTACTGAGCACCAGGCCCCGTCCTAGACAAGGGGCACAGCAGTAAGACCAAGACAGAAGCGTCTGCTTCGTGGAAGTGATGAGAAGTGCCAGGCAGAAAAACCAAAGCCCAgtgaggagggggcggggggcaggtttTAGGACACAGTATGGACGAGGGAGGCTGCAACTTTAGAGGCTTCACTTGGGAAGGTGGCATTGAAGCACAGAGCTGCAGGCAGAAAGGAAGTACCCTTCCTGACGTCTAGGGGTTGGACGTTTCCAGTAGAGGGGATAGCTGGTGCAAGGGCCCTGGGGCGGAAGCATGGCCGGAGTGGaatgagtgaggggaggggggagccctGAAAGGCTGTGGGCAGAGGTCAGCACCTGACTGCGGTGCTCACAGGGGCCCTCTGGTGGTTGCTTCAAAGAGAACAGACATCGGGGGCCAGGGTGGAGGCCACTGCCCTGGTCCAGGTGGCCGCAGAGTCAAGGAGACACTGAGGGACACACCCTAGGTGGCCGCAAGGAGGGGGGAGGTCTGGGGAGGGGTCCGGGCCCCAGGGCCGCACTCACCCAGCTCAGCGTCCGTCATGGGCAGGTGGTTGTCCATCCATTCCTCGGACTTGCCCAGCATCGTGTCCACCCCGCTCAGCACCACCTGGCCCACCCGGGAGCCCATGACCGACTGGACGCCACTGGCCACCACAGACTTGGTGGCATCCACACCAGTCCGCACGGCGCCCCGGGTCACATCGACCGCCTCCGTCACTCGGGTGGCCACTGTGTCCTTGGCGCTGGACACGGTGTTGGACACGGCTTCTCGGGCCCCCGAGACCTTGGACGAGACCAGCTCCTTGGTGTCTGCCAGAACCTGGAACACAGGCCGGCATCAGCACCCCCGTCCTCCCTTCATACCtgggtccccccacccctgcgcccCAACCTCCGGGGAGGTCAAAGGGAGGACTGCCCCCTCCTGGGTGAATGCACAGGGGACAACACTGAGTCTGGCAGGGAAGATCCTGAGCTCCAGAGCCTGGGTTGAATCCTGGCTTGATAGgtcctagctgtgtggcctcaggtaactcactccacctctctgtgcttctgttttttcACCCACAGTGTTACGGGCCGCAGTGTGAACCCTAATCCCGAAGACCTCAGGATGTGActatttaaagaggtaattaagggggctcctggatggctcagtgaagtgtccgacttcagctcaggtcacgatctcacagtttgtgggtttgagccttgcgttaggctctgcactgacagctcagagcttgg from Panthera leo isolate Ple1 chromosome A2, P.leo_Ple1_pat1.1, whole genome shotgun sequence includes:
- the PLIN3 gene encoding perilipin-3 isoform X1; protein product: MSGDGTEATVSSSPVTAEEPVQQPSVVDRVAGMPLISSTCNMVSAAYASTKESHPHVKTVCDAAEKGVKTLTAAAISGAQPILSKLEPQITSASEYAHRGLDKLEENLPILQQQTEKVLADTKELVSSKVSGAREAVSNTVSSAKDTVATRVTEAVDVTRGAVRTGVDATKSVVASGVQSVMGSRVGQVVLSGVDTMLGKSEEWMDNHLPMTDAELARLATSLEGFDIASVQQQRQEQSYFVRLGSLSERLRQRAYAHSLGKLQLTRQRAQEALLQLAQALSLMETVKHGVDQKLMDGQEKLHQMWLSWNQKELRGTEENPAKPEQVESQTLTMFRDVAQQLQNTCASLGSSIQGLPSHVKDQVQQARHQVEGLQATFSGVHSFQDLSSTILTQSREQVAKAREALDHMVEYVAQNTPIMWLVGPFAPGVAEKAPEEKK
- the PLIN3 gene encoding perilipin-3 isoform X2, which encodes MSGDGTEATVSSSPVTAEEPVQQPSVVDRVAGMPLISSTCNMVSAAYASTKESHPHVKTVCDAAEKGVKTLTAAAISGAQPILSKLEPQITSASEYAHRGLDKLEENLPILQQQTEKVLADTKELVSSKVSGAREAVSNTVSSAKDTVATRVTEAVDVTRGAVRTGVDATKSVVASGVQSVMGSRVGQVVLSGVDTMLGKSEEWMDNHLPMTDAELARLATSLEGFDIASVQQQRQEQSYFVRLGSLSERLRQRAYAHSLGKLQLTRQRAQEALLQLAQALSLMETVKHGVDQKLMDGQEKLHQMWLSWNQKELRGTEENPAKPEVESQTLTMFRDVAQQLQNTCASLGSSIQGLPSHVKDQVQQARHQVEGLQATFSGVHSFQDLSSTILTQSREQVAKAREALDHMVEYVAQNTPIMWLVGPFAPGVAEKAPEEKK